The DNA sequence GAAATAGTAGCTCTCATCTAAATAGTAATCCCAATACTCTTCACCGAAGTCTTCCCAAAACTCATGGTAATAGTATTCCCAGTAATCGTAAAAGTCTTCATCAACCGAAAGATCGCCTCCGTCAAAATAACCTTCGTGATATTCCCATAAATCGTCAAAAAAGTATTCACCATCAGGACCGTAAAACTGCGCCAATATTTCTGTTTCTGTCATTGGATGAGCAATCCACGTTTCTATAAGGTCATTTACTTGATATAAAGGGATACTAAAGCCGATTGACGTATCATCCATATTTTGAGCAGAGTTGATGCCAATTATTTTTTCGCTTTTCTTTGAAAGCAGTGGTCCTCCACTACTTCCTGGAGATATTGGTGCTGAAATTTGATATAAGTTTTCATATACATAGGAATTAATATTAAAGTTACGATTTGTGCCTGTAACATAGCCCATTGTAGCGGTATTTTCAAAGCCAAGTGGACTACCTAAAGCAATTACTTCTTCACCTATCATTAAAGAACCTTCTTTTTCAAGTGCGAAGGGAGTTTGTCCTATAAGGTCTGGTACTGAAACGACGGCTACATCTGTTTCATTAGAGTAACCGATCACCTTCCCATCGTACTCATATCCATCTACTGTTCGAACATTTACGTCTATTTCACCCTCCACGACGTGAGCATTCGTGACTACAGCACCTTGATCATTATATAAAAATCCTGAGCCTTGGCTATAAGGGGCAAATATTGTATAAACAGACTCCTGAGCATCTGCAATAATTTCAGTTAGTTCTCTTTTTTGAATCTCCTGCAATACTTGCCTTTGTGCAACTGGAAGTAGACCAAGACGCTCTCTATTATTATTCTCTAAACGATATTCCTCGTGTGTAGCTGCAAGTAAAGGCTCGGCTGTAGATTCGTTACCGATGAAGTGCATCGTAGCAAACACCGTGCCAGATATAACGATAGACATAATAAGAGAAAGAAAGATGACATTATAGCGGTCTTTTCTTTTTCCACAATGGGTACAATAGCGGGCTTTTTCGTCTCTTTTTCTTCCGCAATTTGAGCAGTACACGCGTTATCACATTCCCCTCTAAATAGAATCAAATAAATATTCTATCACATTATGAAAATGAATAAAATATTTATACGTAGTATTATAACAAAATAGTTGATAAACGTTAAATTTAGTATGGAAGTATAATATGAAAATATTGTTTGAAGCTGTTGTCCAAAAAAGTTGACAAGTTTGAGGGACCTTCTTGCATATATATATGTTGATAACGTAAAAAGGATGGTGGAGACAATGAACTTTTTAGTAGTGAAACGGAAAACAATTTTAGCATTTTTAGTCTTTGGACTAGCGATAGTTTCTGTTTGGGTTTCATCAAGTATGTTTTTTAATGATGTACCAGCAATGGGAGAAATGGCGGCAGATGATGATGTTAGAGAAATCCATATGATAACAACAGAATTCAAATCTACGTTAGAAGATGGGACAGAGATAGAGTCCTATCGTTGGGACCCTGGGACAATTTATATTGAGCAGGGAGAGCGTGTTGATCTCATTATTTATGGTGTGCATGGTAAGGAGCACCCATTTGTTATTGAAGGAACTAACGTTGAAGGAACAGTGAAAAAAGGAGAAGAAGTTCGAGTTCCTTTAAAATTTAAAAAAGAGGGAACATATAGACTCATTTGCCCAATGCATGCAGACAAAGATAGTGATGGTCCAATGATCGCTTACATCGTAGTTGATTAAGAACATAATAACGTCTTTAAGCATGAGACAGAATCATAGCTCATGCTTAAAGATGAGAAACATTG is a window from the Evansella cellulosilytica DSM 2522 genome containing:
- a CDS encoding cupredoxin domain-containing protein, producing MNFLVVKRKTILAFLVFGLAIVSVWVSSSMFFNDVPAMGEMAADDDVREIHMITTEFKSTLEDGTEIESYRWDPGTIYIEQGERVDLIIYGVHGKEHPFVIEGTNVEGTVKKGEEVRVPLKFKKEGTYRLICPMHADKDSDGPMIAYIVVD
- a CDS encoding trypsin-like peptidase domain-containing protein, producing the protein MYCSNCGRKRDEKARYCTHCGKRKDRYNVIFLSLIMSIVISGTVFATMHFIGNESTAEPLLAATHEEYRLENNNRERLGLLPVAQRQVLQEIQKRELTEIIADAQESVYTIFAPYSQGSGFLYNDQGAVVTNAHVVEGEIDVNVRTVDGYEYDGKVIGYSNETDVAVVSVPDLIGQTPFALEKEGSLMIGEEVIALGSPLGFENTATMGYVTGTNRNFNINSYVYENLYQISAPISPGSSGGPLLSKKSEKIIGINSAQNMDDTSIGFSIPLYQVNDLIETWIAHPMTETEILAQFYGPDGEYFFDDLWEYHEGYFDGGDLSVDEDFYDYWEYYYHEFWEDFGEEYWDYYLDESYYFDGLYDEWYEQWYEYWSDIEKDLEDWSADHESN